One Fibrobacter sp. genomic window, TGAACCCAACCGTAAGAAAGTTGGTAAGATCACTCAGGCCCAGATCGCAGACATCGCTCAGAAGAAGATGCCGGATCTCAACACAATCGACCTCGAAGCCGCCAAGCGCATGGTTGCAGGCACCGCCCGCTCCATGGGTATTGAAGTGGTTGACTGAGGCAGGTAATTCACCGTTACGTATCTGACAGGAAAATTTCATGTTCAGAGGAAAAAAATACAAGAAGATTGCTGAAGCTATCGAAGCCAACAAGGCTTACGGTTTGGTAGAGGCAATTGATATTCTTAAAAAGTCCGAGGTGAAGTTCGACCAGACCGTCGAAATCCACTTCAATCTCGGTGTGGACCCCAAACATTCCGACCAAGTGGTTCGTGGCACTGTTGTGCTGCCGCATGGTACCGGTCGTAAGGTCCGCGTTCTCGTTTTCTGCAAGGACAATAATATTGAAATTGCACAGAACGCAGGCGCAGACTACGCTGGTGGTGCTGACTTGGTTCAGAAGATTCAGGAAGGCTGGCTGGACTTTGATTCCGTCGTTGCTACTCCCGACATGATGCCGGTGATTAGTAAGGTGGCAAAGGTGCTCGGTCCCCGTGGTATGATGCCGTCCCCCAAGGCTGGTACTGTGACCGTTAACGTTGCACAGACCGTCAAGGAACTCAAGGCCGGTAAGATTCAGTACCGCGTCGACAAGGGTGCTAACGTTCACGCCCCCGTTGGCAAGCTCTCCTTCAGTGGCGAACAGCTGGTTGAAAATGCCAAGTCTGTTATCGACTCTGTTGTTAAGGCTAAGCCGCAATCTTCTAAGGGCACCTACATTAAGAGCCTTACGTTGTCCGCAACGATGGCTCCGGGCATCAAACTTGATATGGCACTGACGCGCTAGGAGAAACCATGAAAGCTGTAGTTAAGAAACAACAGACCGTGGACTCTATCGTCGAGTCCTTCAAGGGCGCAACCGCCGTCTATCTGCTCAACTATCAAGGCATTACCGTTGAAAAGGACAATGCCCTTCGCAAGGCCCTGGCATCTAAGGGTGTTAAGTACAAGGCTGTGAAGAATACTCTTCTCAAGCGCGTACTTGCTGCTCTTAACGTTGAAGGTCTCGATGACCAGCTGACTGGTGCAACATCCGTCATGGTTGGCTTCGAAGAAGATCCTCTTCTGCCGGCACGCGAAATTGAAGCATTCCACAAAGCTAACCCCGATTTCTTGATTTCCAAGAGTGTCTTCCTTGATGGTAAGGCAATGCCTGGTACCGAAGTCGTGAACCTCTCCAAGATCCCGGATCGCAAGGGCATGATCGCAATGATCGTCTCCATCGCTCTCGGACCTGGTTCCACTATCGCAGGTCAGATCAAGACTCTCCAGGAAAAGCTGGAAGAAGCATCGGGCTCCGAAGCACCTGCTGCAGAAGCAGCTCCGGAAGCTTAACAACAAACCACAAACCAAAAATTTTAAACGGAATAATCGGAGAAACACATCATGGCAACTGATATCAAGGCATTGGGCGATCAGATCGTTGGTCTTACCCTTCTCGAAGCCAAGGCTTTGGCTGACTACCTCAAGGAAACCCACGGCATTGAAGCCGCTGCTGGTGGCGCCGTAGTTATGGCTGCTGCAGCTGCAGCTCCTGCTGAAGAAAAGACTGAATTCGACGTTATCCTCGTCGAATGCGGTGCTAAGAAGATGGACGTCCTCAAGGCTGTCCGCGCTATCACCGGTCTCGGCCTTAAGGAAGCTAAGGACCTCGTCGAAAAGGCCAACAGCGTCGTTAAGGAAGCTATGCCGAAGGCTGACGCTGAAAAGCTCAAGAAGGAATTGGAAGATCTCGGAGCAAAGGTCGCTCTGAAGTAATGCTTTCACTTCTCTAAATCTTCTATATGCCAACTGCCTGCACTAAATGTGCGGGCTTTTGGTGTATTAAGATTTTCTGCTTTTTTCACCCGAAAAAAGCCCATGGCAGCAAGGTTAAGAAGATAGTCATTCTTAATATTTTTCTACCTTTGGTGCCAACAATCAGCTCTCACCGGATGAGGTATTTCTAATGACGACGGAGCGAAAAAGCTATTCCTCCAATAAGTTCCAGTTGGAACTTCCGTACCTGATCGAAGTCCAGAAGGCTTCGTACGAGCAATTCCTTCAGAAGGATATCCCCCAAGAAAAGCGTCTCAAGGTTGGCTTGCAGCGCGTTTTCGAGGATATATTCCCGATCACAGACGTAAAGGGCCTCTACTCCCTGAACTATGAAGGTTACTACTTCGGTATCCCGAAGTACAGCATTCCTGAATGCCGTGAACGTGGCCTTACCTA contains:
- the rplL gene encoding 50S ribosomal protein L7/L12 translates to MATDIKALGDQIVGLTLLEAKALADYLKETHGIEAAAGGAVVMAAAAAAPAEEKTEFDVILVECGAKKMDVLKAVRAITGLGLKEAKDLVEKANSVVKEAMPKADAEKLKKELEDLGAKVALK
- the rplA gene encoding 50S ribosomal protein L1 produces the protein MFRGKKYKKIAEAIEANKAYGLVEAIDILKKSEVKFDQTVEIHFNLGVDPKHSDQVVRGTVVLPHGTGRKVRVLVFCKDNNIEIAQNAGADYAGGADLVQKIQEGWLDFDSVVATPDMMPVISKVAKVLGPRGMMPSPKAGTVTVNVAQTVKELKAGKIQYRVDKGANVHAPVGKLSFSGEQLVENAKSVIDSVVKAKPQSSKGTYIKSLTLSATMAPGIKLDMALTR
- the rplJ gene encoding 50S ribosomal protein L10 → MKAVVKKQQTVDSIVESFKGATAVYLLNYQGITVEKDNALRKALASKGVKYKAVKNTLLKRVLAALNVEGLDDQLTGATSVMVGFEEDPLLPAREIEAFHKANPDFLISKSVFLDGKAMPGTEVVNLSKIPDRKGMIAMIVSIALGPGSTIAGQIKTLQEKLEEASGSEAPAAEAAPEA